Proteins from a genomic interval of Kaistia defluvii:
- a CDS encoding AraC family transcriptional regulator — protein sequence MTHTLLGAVRRYVETHGDPAGLAQTPIPGLTTIRSRRPSDLIHAISRPLVCLVLQGAKQVTMGAQTLTFQAGDSLLITADVPTVSQITRASFGEPYLSLVLELDPAVIAELSVEMGSLPATENAAVRFEPTDLEVSDAALGLMRLLDRPASVPILHAQRVRELHYWLLEGRHGAAIRRLGLVDGHHRRVARAVAVLRTDYARSLRVEHLAEIAGMSPSSFHQHFRAVTSLSPLQFQKQLRLIEARRLMLAEGVNASSAAFAVGYESASQFTREYGRLFGLPPSRDTVAVRDRTEALPSHGASSELPDGMGPG from the coding sequence ATGACCCACACGCTTCTCGGCGCCGTCCGACGCTATGTCGAAACCCATGGCGATCCCGCGGGACTGGCACAGACGCCCATTCCCGGCCTGACCACCATCCGCTCGCGGAGGCCCAGCGATCTCATCCATGCGATCTCCCGGCCGTTGGTTTGCCTGGTCCTGCAGGGAGCCAAGCAGGTAACGATGGGCGCGCAGACGCTGACGTTCCAAGCCGGCGACTCGCTTCTGATCACGGCGGATGTTCCCACGGTTAGCCAGATCACCCGCGCCAGCTTCGGCGAGCCCTACCTTTCTCTCGTGCTGGAGCTGGATCCTGCGGTGATTGCCGAGCTTTCCGTCGAGATGGGTTCCCTGCCGGCTACCGAAAACGCCGCGGTACGGTTCGAGCCGACCGACCTCGAGGTCTCGGACGCAGCGCTCGGGCTGATGAGACTGCTCGACCGTCCGGCATCGGTGCCCATATTGCATGCGCAACGGGTACGCGAACTCCACTACTGGCTGCTGGAGGGACGCCACGGCGCCGCGATCCGCCGGCTCGGGCTCGTGGATGGACACCACCGGCGCGTGGCGCGCGCCGTGGCGGTGCTCCGGACCGACTATGCCCGGTCGCTGCGGGTCGAGCATCTGGCGGAGATCGCAGGCATGAGTCCCTCGTCCTTCCACCAGCATTTTCGAGCCGTGACCTCGTTGTCGCCGCTGCAATTCCAGAAGCAGTTGCGGTTGATCGAGGCGCGGCGGCTGATGCTGGCGGAGGGGGTGAACGCCAGCAGCGCCGCCTTTGCCGTGGGCTATGAAAGTGCATCGCAGTTCACGCGGGAATATGGTCGCCTTTTCGGCCTGCCACCCAGCCGGGACACCGTCGCGGTGCGCGATAGAACAGAGGCCTTGCCGTCGCATGGAGCCTCCTCGGAGTTGCCGGACGGCATGGGGCCGGGCTGA
- a CDS encoding SDR family NAD(P)-dependent oxidoreductase: MTIALVTGASRGLGRNTALSIARHGGDVILTYRSQREEAEAVVAEIAALGRKALAFQLDTGNLAEFAAFSDRLRYALRETWQRETFDHLVNNAGHGDYAMIGDTTEAQFDGLVNVHFKGVYFLTQALLPLLADGGRIVNLSSGLTRVSYPGYGAYAAVKGAVEILTLYMAKELGSRGIAVNTVAPGAIETDFGGGAVRDNPEVNRIFADMTALGRAGVPDDIGPMIASLLQPANRWVNAQRIEVSGGQGI; this comes from the coding sequence GTGACCATTGCACTTGTTACCGGAGCCAGCCGCGGCCTTGGGCGCAACACCGCCCTCAGCATCGCCCGCCATGGCGGCGACGTGATCCTGACCTATCGCAGCCAGCGCGAGGAGGCGGAAGCGGTCGTGGCCGAGATTGCCGCGCTGGGCCGCAAGGCACTCGCCTTCCAGCTCGATACGGGCAACTTGGCCGAGTTCGCAGCCTTCTCCGATAGGCTGCGCTATGCGCTGCGCGAGACATGGCAGCGAGAGACGTTCGACCATCTCGTCAACAATGCCGGCCATGGTGACTATGCCATGATCGGCGACACAACCGAGGCACAGTTCGACGGGCTGGTGAACGTACACTTCAAGGGCGTGTATTTCCTGACGCAGGCGCTATTGCCGCTGCTTGCCGATGGGGGCCGCATCGTCAATCTCTCTTCCGGCCTGACGCGCGTTTCCTATCCGGGGTACGGCGCCTATGCGGCGGTCAAGGGCGCGGTCGAGATCCTGACGCTCTATATGGCGAAGGAACTGGGTAGCCGCGGAATCGCGGTCAACACGGTTGCGCCTGGCGCGATCGAGACGGATTTCGGGGGCGGTGCCGTTCGGGATAACCCCGAGGTCAACCGGATCTTCGCCGACATGACGGCGCTTGGCCGGGCGGGCGTCCCCGACGATATTGGTCCGATGATCGCGAGCCTGCTTCAGCCAGCCAATCGCTGGGTCAACGCGCAGCGGATCGAAGTGTCGGGCGGGCAGGGGATCTAG
- a CDS encoding NADH:ubiquinone oxidoreductase subunit NDUFA12: MGWFLTELFTWWNGQTMGTRLYTRRKGQKVGTDEFGNTYYRTPDPDRTAGGFPERRWVIYNGYADSSTIPTGWHGWIHHRSELPPTQVSYAPRDWQKPHKPNGTGTAAAYRPKGSIVGADQRPRATGDYEAWTP, from the coding sequence ATGGGCTGGTTCCTGACCGAGTTGTTCACCTGGTGGAACGGCCAGACCATGGGCACGCGTCTCTATACGCGGCGCAAGGGCCAAAAGGTCGGCACCGACGAGTTCGGCAACACCTATTACCGCACGCCCGACCCCGACCGCACCGCCGGCGGATTTCCCGAGCGTCGCTGGGTGATCTACAACGGCTATGCCGACAGCTCGACGATCCCGACCGGCTGGCATGGCTGGATCCATCACCGCAGCGAACTGCCGCCGACGCAGGTGAGCTACGCTCCGCGCGACTGGCAGAAGCCGCACAAGCCGAACGGCACCGGCACCGCCGCCGCCTACCGGCCGAAGGGCTCGATCGTCGGCGCCGACCAGCGCCCGCGCGCGACCGGCGACTACGAAGCCTGGACGCCCTAG
- a CDS encoding MarR family winged helix-turn-helix transcriptional regulator codes for MTPHAASALDLDRMLCFAIYSANGAFNRAYRPLLDRLGLTYPQYLVLMALGEAEDLTVSEIGARVFLESNTLTPLLKRLEAAGHLVRRRDVADERQVRVSLTDQGRRLLQDACGVTQSLAGTLAMSEAQVMALRDSIAALRDILNDPAAEASRDG; via the coding sequence ATGACGCCGCACGCTGCCTCTGCGCTCGACCTCGACCGGATGCTGTGCTTCGCGATCTACTCGGCCAATGGCGCCTTCAACCGCGCCTACCGCCCGCTGCTCGACAGGCTCGGCCTCACCTACCCGCAATATCTGGTGCTGATGGCGCTGGGCGAGGCGGAGGACCTGACCGTCAGCGAGATCGGCGCGCGCGTGTTCCTCGAATCGAACACGCTGACCCCGCTGCTGAAGCGGCTGGAAGCGGCCGGCCACCTGGTCCGCCGCCGCGACGTGGCCGACGAGCGGCAGGTTCGGGTCTCGCTGACCGACCAGGGACGCCGGCTGCTGCAGGACGCCTGCGGCGTGACGCAGTCGCTGGCCGGCACGCTCGCCATGAGTGAAGCGCAGGTGATGGCGCTGCGCGACAGCATCGCGGCGCTGCGCGACATCCTCAACGATCCCGCCGCCGAGGCCAGCCGCGACGGATGA
- a CDS encoding organic hydroperoxide resistance protein — translation MTILYTAAATATGGGRDGRTASSDGRLDLQLSVPKSMGGNDGPGTNPEQLFAAGYSACFLGALRFVAGKEKAKLPENTSVTAEVGIGPRPDGTGFGLDVAIHVALPGFDQAQAEDLVAKAHIVCPYSEATRANLDIRVSVAV, via the coding sequence ATGACGATACTTTACACCGCAGCCGCAACCGCAACCGGCGGCGGCCGCGATGGCCGCACCGCCAGCTCGGACGGTCGCCTCGACCTGCAGCTCAGCGTTCCCAAGTCGATGGGCGGCAATGACGGCCCGGGCACCAATCCTGAACAGCTCTTTGCGGCCGGCTATTCCGCCTGCTTCCTTGGCGCGCTGCGCTTTGTCGCCGGCAAGGAAAAGGCCAAGCTTCCGGAAAACACCAGCGTGACTGCCGAGGTCGGCATCGGTCCGCGCCCCGACGGCACCGGCTTTGGTCTCGACGTCGCGATCCACGTCGCCCTTCCGGGCTTCGACCAGGCGCAGGCGGAAGACCTCGTCGCCAAGGCGCATATCGTCTGCCCCTATTCGGAAGCGACCCGCGCCAATCTCGACATCCGCGTTTCCGTCGCGGTCTAA
- a CDS encoding Rne/Rng family ribonuclease, with the protein MANKMLIDATHPEETRVVVVRGNRVEEFDFESASRKQLRGNIYLAKVTRVEPSLQAAFVEYGGNRHGFLAFSEIHPDYYQIPVADRQALIDAEEQEEREAEERAAAKAKSSRRRGSNRSVAAKAADEARSEGVSEEGQEGVSADEAHHDDHHEDGHPDEHHDDESNGERPVSAGASDHGDENGSGDENGSDDNSSSHLDAPASDHSVEEIGGDEEHEEDVVESVGAEDALEELPERRRGRGRQYKIQEVIKRRQVLLVQVVKEERGNKGAALTTYLSLAGRYSVLMPNTARGGGISRKITNTADRKRLKEVAADLEVPEGMGVILRTAGASRTKAEVKRDFEYLLRLWENVRELTLRSAAPTLVYEEGSLIKRSIRDLYNKDIDEVLVAGDDGYREAKDFMRMLMPSHAKNVQPYRESQPIFARTGIEAQLDAMFSPQVTLKSGGYIVINQTEALVAIDVNSGRSTREHNIEDTAYQTNLEAAEEVARQLRLRDLAGLIVVDFIDMEEKRNNRSVERKLKDALKNDRARIQVGRISHFGLLEMSRQRLRTGVVESSVEVCPHCHGTGYVRAPASVALHVLRSLEDNLLKGATHNLTIRTRTVVALYILNQKRNHLAEIEARFGIAITVLADETVNSAQHYMLERGEAVQPRDVPLITAPSPIVHPDTIYPEDEEIEDEVESEESEAEADADTEAAGESSTEAARADEGGRRKRRRRRRRRGGEAGGAGQEAGSAGEAGDEEDEGEAGEGAAAEGSSSEASEGGSDAEGDEQEHDENGEPRRRRRRGRRGGRRGRRGAEGEGSEVEGSEGEGSEEGRTLELDETGEVLSERFVEVEDEGIRDIEPEDAGERLIAEDIPVADIADMAEPFLDEIGDEPELDMPEVGDDEDDEPEEEISDLRVTTEEVMASQSDDPLGLDDESMVDKTPAEIEATRQEPEAQPEDDRPKRGGWWQRRSFF; encoded by the coding sequence ATGGCAAACAAGATGCTCATCGATGCCACCCACCCGGAGGAGACCCGGGTCGTGGTGGTACGCGGCAATCGGGTCGAGGAATTCGACTTTGAATCCGCGAGCCGGAAGCAGCTTCGCGGCAACATCTATCTAGCCAAGGTCACGCGCGTCGAACCTTCGCTGCAGGCGGCCTTCGTCGAATATGGCGGCAACCGCCACGGCTTTCTCGCTTTCTCCGAAATCCACCCGGACTACTACCAGATCCCGGTCGCCGACCGTCAGGCGCTGATCGACGCCGAAGAGCAGGAAGAGCGCGAGGCTGAAGAGCGCGCCGCCGCCAAAGCCAAGAGCAGCCGCCGCCGCGGCAGCAATCGTTCAGTCGCCGCCAAGGCCGCCGACGAAGCCCGTTCCGAGGGTGTTTCCGAGGAAGGCCAGGAAGGCGTTTCGGCCGACGAAGCGCATCACGACGACCACCACGAAGACGGCCATCCCGACGAGCACCATGACGACGAGTCGAATGGCGAGCGTCCGGTTTCCGCCGGCGCGTCGGACCATGGCGACGAGAACGGCTCGGGTGACGAGAACGGTTCGGACGACAATTCCTCCTCACATCTCGATGCGCCGGCCTCCGACCATAGCGTCGAGGAAATCGGCGGCGACGAAGAGCATGAGGAAGACGTCGTCGAGTCGGTCGGTGCCGAGGACGCGCTCGAGGAACTGCCGGAACGGCGTCGCGGTCGCGGTCGCCAGTACAAGATCCAGGAAGTGATCAAGCGCCGCCAGGTGCTGCTCGTCCAGGTCGTCAAGGAAGAGCGCGGCAACAAGGGCGCGGCTCTCACCACCTACTTGTCGCTGGCCGGCCGCTACTCGGTCCTGATGCCGAACACGGCACGCGGCGGCGGCATTTCCCGCAAGATCACCAACACCGCCGATCGCAAGCGCCTCAAGGAAGTCGCCGCTGATCTGGAGGTGCCGGAGGGCATGGGCGTCATCCTGCGCACGGCAGGCGCCTCGCGCACCAAGGCCGAGGTCAAGCGCGACTTCGAATATCTGCTCCGCCTCTGGGAGAATGTCCGCGAACTGACGCTGCGCTCGGCCGCCCCTACCCTCGTCTACGAGGAAGGCAGCCTGATCAAGCGGTCGATCCGCGACCTCTACAACAAGGACATAGACGAGGTTCTCGTCGCCGGCGATGACGGCTATCGCGAGGCGAAGGACTTCATGCGCATGCTCATGCCGAGCCATGCCAAGAACGTTCAGCCCTATCGCGAGAGCCAGCCGATCTTTGCCCGCACCGGCATCGAGGCGCAGCTCGACGCGATGTTCTCGCCGCAGGTGACGCTGAAGTCCGGCGGCTACATCGTCATCAACCAGACCGAAGCGCTCGTCGCCATCGACGTGAACTCGGGCCGGTCGACGCGCGAGCACAATATCGAGGACACGGCCTACCAGACCAATCTGGAAGCGGCCGAGGAAGTGGCGCGCCAGCTTCGCCTACGCGACCTTGCCGGCCTGATCGTCGTCGACTTCATCGACATGGAAGAGAAGCGCAACAACCGTTCGGTCGAGCGCAAGTTGAAGGACGCGCTGAAGAACGACCGCGCCCGCATCCAGGTCGGCCGGATCTCGCATTTCGGCCTGCTCGAAATGTCGCGCCAGCGCCTGCGCACCGGCGTCGTCGAAAGCTCGGTCGAGGTCTGCCCGCATTGCCATGGCACCGGCTATGTCCGCGCCCCGGCATCCGTCGCGCTGCATGTGCTGCGGTCGCTCGAGGACAACCTTCTCAAGGGCGCGACCCACAACCTCACCATCCGCACCAGGACGGTCGTCGCACTCTACATTCTCAACCAGAAGCGCAATCACCTGGCCGAGATCGAGGCGCGCTTCGGCATCGCCATCACAGTTCTGGCCGACGAGACCGTCAACTCCGCCCAGCATTACATGCTCGAGCGTGGCGAGGCCGTGCAGCCGCGCGACGTGCCGCTGATCACGGCCCCCTCGCCCATCGTTCATCCCGACACGATCTATCCGGAAGATGAGGAGATCGAGGACGAGGTCGAGTCGGAAGAGAGCGAAGCCGAGGCGGACGCCGATACCGAGGCCGCGGGCGAAAGCTCGACCGAGGCGGCGCGCGCTGATGAAGGCGGACGCCGCAAGCGCCGTCGCCGTCGGCGTCGGCGGGGCGGCGAGGCTGGCGGTGCTGGCCAGGAAGCCGGATCTGCAGGCGAAGCCGGGGACGAGGAAGACGAAGGCGAAGCGGGCGAAGGCGCCGCCGCCGAAGGCTCCAGCAGCGAAGCGTCCGAAGGCGGCAGCGATGCCGAGGGCGACGAGCAGGAGCACGACGAGAATGGCGAGCCGCGCCGTCGGCGTCGTCGCGGTCGTCGGGGTGGCCGTCGCGGTCGCCGTGGCGCCGAGGGCGAAGGCTCCGAGGTCGAGGGTTCCGAGGGCGAAGGTTCCGAAGAGGGCCGGACGCTGGAACTCGACGAGACCGGTGAAGTGCTCTCCGAGCGGTTTGTCGAAGTCGAGGATGAAGGCATTCGCGACATCGAGCCGGAAGATGCCGGTGAGCGCCTGATCGCCGAGGATATCCCGGTCGCCGACATCGCCGACATGGCCGAGCCCTTCTTGGACGAGATCGGCGATGAGCCGGAGCTCGACATGCCGGAAGTCGGCGATGACGAGGATGACGAGCCGGAAGAGGAAATCTCCGACCTGCGCGTCACCACGGAAGAGGTGATGGCGAGCCAGAGCGATGATCCGCTCGGCCTCGATGACGAGTCGATGGTCGACAAGACCCCAGCCGAGATCGAGGCCACCAGGCAGGAGCCCGAAGCGCAGCCCGAGGACGATCGTCCGAAGCGCGGCGGCTGGTGGCAGCGGCGGTCGTTCTTCTAG